In Zingiber officinale cultivar Zhangliang chromosome 11B, Zo_v1.1, whole genome shotgun sequence, a single window of DNA contains:
- the LOC122033786 gene encoding putative disease resistance protein RGA1 — MKNDSFSRFASKIDDLFRQLAAEMIELSRRPWREVSQEELKDIKATLKNIKGLLYDSGRQIKEDAIKLRLKELQDLVVEVEDFVDDYQYKMFLPQAEFHNKIKQLLSYLYSDPSPGLDGGTMHFPGLDGAAKSCITDSSPGLGGGARSPINPSPELSVEASHSSGHDNLVVRIAGAKHNLLAQLQKSQKFASHLLLVSQENQDSEKLQRVTEFLLAESSSQKSTKDLNYFPEDTIRGRKHYNAFDVTKQIYGRNSDREHIISWLLLGTNSRFSLFEDERSRNKFSAISIVGEAGVGKTVLAKEVYNDPLVCKYFNSRVWLHFTEESDAVSLSKAFFVSITGKSCDGKEPLHLQSVMKETLKGKKLLLVLDDLQDLNPRLWEYLQAPLAGVRMAKFIITSRTELEASKLSGIESYPLGCLPLDLSWDLFQHCAFREDHSSHPPRLVRIGKYIVQKCRGLPIAVKTLGSLLGYQMNRRIWIDVLESELWKLQETENDISPALQLSYYLLPTYLKPCFLYCSLFPRGYKFDKYELVRLWMAQGYIQHEDEDYQSLETVGCNYFHELQMLTIFDRSWDGTFTIHDLLYDVSKYMSNGECSSLPNVKMYKDSGKICQLYVTSSKGTNELQSSNAILTLQLLYRSLGGFLPNDILTMALIESVQGIRALELTCHGDSSIAVTIQEKSLDKLNASSLRELPSDIGKLVNLRYLELSEANIEMLPESICLLRNLQSLIVDYCRNLKKLPHNIGNLFSLCHLGLCGTSIKMLPESVDRLSKLPTLKLDHCKILMELPSSIGKLVNLQHVTVCMTKITKLPESICSLSNLLTLDLAYSNLSELPNDIGNLSNLNYLALSYTNISILPEPLCQLTSLRTLKLNGCTNLSQLPSGIGALKRLSHLVVSGIDIEQLPASVCQLFSLEALEMDGCRRFFSLPDDIGYLTELRQLKLSDTEIQELPESICQLSKLQNLELNGCQRLSKLPESIGDLSELSNLEVTETKIKALPVSFCRLSNLKVLNLNGNLDLQELPGGIENLANLSQLELSEVGIEVLPRCIGRLTNLEKLSFEHKQKPFENYQL, encoded by the exons ATGAAGAACGACTCTTTCTCTCGCTTCGCCTCCAAGATCGACGACCTGTTCCGGCAGCTTGCTGCAGAGATGATCGAATTATCACGACGACCTTGGCGTGAGGTATCGCAGGAAGAATTAAAAGATATTAAAGCGACTCTGAAGAATATCAAAGGGCTGCTGTATGATTCGGGCCGCCAGATCAAGGAAGATGCTATCAAACTGCGGCTGAAGGAGCTCCAAGATTTGGTCgtcgaagttgaagattttgtggACGATTATCAATACAAGATGTTCCTACCCCAAGCGGAATTTCATAATAAAATCAAGCAGCTGTTAAGTTACCTATATTCAGATCCTTCGCCGGGACTTGATGGAGGGACAATGCATTTCCCGGGACTCGACGGAGCGGCAAAGTCGTGTATAACAGACTCTTCCCCGGGACTTGGCGGAGGGGCAAGGTCTCCAATAAATCCTTCTCCGGAACTTAGCGTAGAAGCAAGTCATTCTTCGGGACATGACAATCTTGTTGTCAGGATTGCAGGGGCGAAACACAATCTCCTCGCACAACTCCAGAAGTCCCAGAAATTCGCAAGCCACCTGCTGCTAGTTTCGCAAGAGAATCAAGATTCTGAGAAGTTGCAAAGGGTAACAGAGTTTCTTCTTGCAGAGTCATCGAGTCAGAAATCAACCAAAGATTTGAACTACTTTCCGGAGGATACCATCCGTGGAAGGAAGCATTACAATGCTTTTGATGTAACTAAACAAATCTATGGGAGGAACAGTGACCGGGAGCATATCATTAGCTGGCTACTACTCGGTACGAATTCCAGATTTTCTTTATTTGAGGATGAACGCAGTAGAAATAAGTTCTCTGCTATTTCGATAGTCGGCGAAGCAGGTGTTGGAAAAACAGTACTAGCTAAGGAAGTATACAACGATCCCCTCGTATGCAAATACTTCAACTCAAGAGTCTGGCTTCACTTCACTGAGGAATCTGATGCTGTAAGCTTATCAAAAGCATTTTTTGTCTCTATAACTGGAAAATCATGTGATGGTAAAGAACCACTTCATCTTCAAAGTGTTATGAAGGAAACGCTTAAAGGAAAAAAGCTTTTGCTCGTGCTGGATGATCTTCAGGACCTGAATCCGAGACTGTGGGAATACTTGCAAGCTCCCTTAGCTGGTGTCAGAATGGCTAAGTTTATAATTACTTCCCGGACTGAGCTAGAAGCTAGCAAATTAAGTGGAATCGAATCTTATCCATTGGGTTGCTTGCCTCTAGATCTGTCATGGGATTTATTCCAGCACTGTGCATTTCGTGAAGATCATTCCAGTCACCCACCTAGACTCGTTCGAATTGGAAAATATATTGTACAAAAGTGCAGGGGATTGCCTATAGCTGTGAAAACTCTTGGAAGCCTTCTTGGTTATCAAATGAATAGACGGATATGGATAGATGTTTTGGAGAGTGAATTGTGGAAACTACAAGAAACTGAAAATGACATTTCTCCAGCTCTTCAGTTGAGCTACTATCTATTGCCCACTTATTTGAAACCGTGTTTCCTCTACTGTTCTCTGTTTCCTAGGGGATATAAGTTTGACAAATACGAGTTAGTCAGATTGTGGATGGCACAAGGTTACATTCAGCATGAGGATGAGGACTATCAAAGTCTGGAAACTGTTGGTTGTAATTACTTCCATGAGTTGCAGATGTTAACAATTTTTGACAGATCATGGGATGGGACATTCACAATCCATGACTTGCTATATGATGTATCGAAGTATATGTCAAATGGAGAATGCTCTTCCTTGCCAAATGTGAAGATGTATAAGGACTCAGGTAAAATCTGTCAATTATACGTGACAAGTAGCAAGGGGACAAATGAACTCCAGTCTTCTAATGCAATCTTGACATTGCAGTTATTATATAGAAGTTTAGGTGGTTTCCTACCTAATGATATTTTAACTATGGCATTGATCGAGTCCGTGCAAGGCATTCGGGCCTTGGAGTTGACATGTCATGGAGATTCTTCGATAGCTGTAACAATTCAGGAGAAATCATTGGATAAACTTAATGCATCTTCG TTAAGAGAACTACCAAGTGACATAGGCAAGCTTGTTAACCTACGCTATCTTGAACTTTCTGAAGCAAACATTGAAATGCTGCCGGAATCTATTTGTCTGTTGAGAAACCTTCAATCCTTGATAGTTGATTATTGCAGAAATCTGAAGAAGCTACCCCACAACATTGGCAATCTTTTCAGCCTTTGCCATCTTGGGCTTTGTGGAACATCTATCAAAATGTTGCCTGAATCTGTTGATCGCTTATCCAAACTGCCAACACTAAAATTGGACCACTGCAAAATCCTAATGGAGTTGCCCAGTTCCATAGGAAAACTTGTGAACCTTCAACATGTAACTGTTTGTATGACAAAAATCACAAAACTACCTGAGTCCATCTGTTCGTTGTCCAACCTGCTCACTTTAGATTTGGCTTACAGCAATCTTTCAGAATTACCCAATGACATAGGTAACCTCTCCAACTTAAATTACCTTGCACTTTCATATACAAATATTTCTATTCTTCCAGAGCCATTATGTCAATTGACTAGCCTTCGTACATTGAAGTTGAATGGTTGCACAAATCTTTCTCAATTACCGAGTGGTATTGGAGCCTTGAAAAGATTAAGCCACCTGGTAGTTTCTGGCATAGATATCGAACAGTTGCCAGCGTCTGTATGCCAATTGTTTAGCCTAGAAGCTCTTGAGATGGATGGCTGCAGAAGGTTTTTCAGTTTACCTGATGACATTGGATATCTTACTGAACTGCGTCAACTTAAGCTCTCGGATACAGAAATACAAGAGTTACCTGAATCAATATGTCAGCTATCTAAGCTGCAAAATCTGGAGCTGAATGGTTGCCAAAGGCTCTCCAAGTTACCTGAGAGTATTGGGGATCTTTCAGAACTTAGTAATCTAGAAGTCACAGAGACAAAAATCAAGGCATTGCCCGTATCATTCTGTCGGCTTTCTAATCTGAAAGTGCTAAATCTGAATGGTAATTTGGATCTTCAAGAGTTGCCCGGTGGCATTGAAAACCTTGCTAATTTGTCTCAACTTGAACTTTCTGAAGTTGGCATTGAGGTACTTCCTAGATGCATTGGCAGATTGACTAACCTAGAGAAGTTGAGTTTTGAGCACAAGCAGAAACCATTTGAGAATTATCAGTTATAA
- the LOC122034263 gene encoding putative disease resistance protein RGA3, with protein sequence MANDSVSRFATKIGNLFRPLAAEMIRVSLSDLAARSMPEVQRYKLEGIKVILKNIKGLLYDSGRQIREDDIKLWLKELQDLVIEVEDLVDDYQYKMFQREAEFLNKIEQPSGYVSSDPLRGLDGGAMHSPGLDGAAKSCIIDSCPGLGGGARSSIHPSPELSVGASHSSGLDVGTSHHSGITDFSSGFGGGARSTIDPSPEFSSGLGGGARSTIDPSPEFFTIDPSPDFSPELDGRRRIGFFGPHSSLLDQLLDQHKKIDKIISSWKKEEEVISCITTDPSSGLDGGARHSPGFREVVGPSTIRNEVDASPIKGPFNIVVRIAWVKHNLLAQLQKSQKFASHLLLVSQENQDSEKLQRVREFLLAESSSQKSTKDLNYFPADTIRGRKHYNAFDVTKQIYGRNRDKEFIISWLFSTNSRFSLFEDERSRNKFSAISIVGEAGVGKTTLAKEVYNDPLICKYFNSRVWLHFTEESDAVSFSKAFFVSITGKSCDGKLPVHLQSVMKEELKGKKLLLVLDDLQDLNPRLWEYLQAPLAGVRMAKFIITSRTELEASKLRGIESYPLGCLPLDLSWDLFQHCAFREDSSHPPKLIEIGKRIVQECRGLPIAVKTLGSVLGYQMDKQIWLDVLDSELWELQETETDISPALQLSYYLLPTYLKPCFLYCSLFPRGYKFDKYELVRLWMAQGYIQHEYGQSLETVGCNYFHELQMLTIFDRSWDGTFTIHNLLYDVSRYMSNGECSSLPYGKMYKDSGKIRQLYVTSSKGTNELQSSNANLTLQLLYKSLGGFLPNDILTMTLIESVQGIRALELTCHGDSSIAETIQEKALDKLNASSVSSLRFIHLRYLRICDRFIELLPAAVCELYNLQTLTLDKCLKLIELPSDIGKLVNLRYLGLSEANIEKLPKSVYQLRNLQSLKVDYCRNLKDLPYNIGSLVNLCHLRLSGTSIKRLPRSVHCLSKLSTLKLDQCKILMALPSSIGNLVNLRHVTACKTKITKLPESICLLFNLLTLDLAYSNLSELPNDIGNLSNLNYLALSYTNISILPESLCYLYRLRILKLNGCTNLSQLPSGIGALKRLSHLVVSGINIEQLPASVCQLLNLEVLEMDGCRKFFSLPDGIGYLTKLHQLKLSDTEIQELPESIGQLSNLQNLELNGCQRLCKLPESIGDLSELSNLEVTETKIKALPASFCQLSNLKVLNLNGNLDLQELPSGIENLANLCQLELSEVGIEVLPRCIVRLTNLEKLTFEHKQKPFENYQL encoded by the exons ATGGCGAACGACTCTGTCTCTCGCTTCGCCACCAAGATCGGCAACCTGTTCCGGCCGCTTGCTGCAGAGATGATAAGAGTATCATTATCAGATCTTGCAGCGAGATCTATGCCCGAGGTACAGCGATATAAATTAGAAGGTATTAAAGTGATTTTGAAGAATATCAAAGGGCTGCTGTATGATTCGGGGCGCCAGATCAGGGAAGATGATATCAAACTGTGGCTGAAGGAGCTCCAAGATTTGGTCATCGAGGTTGAAGATTTGGTGGATGATTATCAATACAAGATGTTCCAACGCGAAGCGGAATTTCTTAATAAAATCGAGCAGCCGTCAGGTTACGTATCTTCAGATCCTTTGCGGGGACTTGATGGAGGGGCAATGCATTCCCCGGGACTCGACGGAGCGGCAAAGTCGTGTATAATAGACTCTTGCCCGGGACTTGGAGGAGGGGCAAGGTCTTCAATACATCCTTCTCCGGAACTTAGCGTAGGAGCAAGTCATTCTTCGGGACTTGATGTAGGGACAAGTCATCATTCGGGTATAACAGACTTTTCCTCGGGATTTGGTGGAGGGGCAAGGTCTACAATAGACCCTTCTCCAGAATTTTCCTCGGGACTTGGTGGAGGGGCAAGGTCTACCATAGATCCTTCTCCAGAATTTTTTACAATAGACCCTTCTCCAGATTTTTCCCCGGAACTTGACGGGAGGAGGAGGATCGGATTCTTTGGTCCTCATTCTTCGTTATTGGATCAGTTGTTGGATCAACATAAAAAGATTG ATAAGATAATCTCATCctggaagaaggaggaggaggtaatTTCCTGTATAACAACAGACCCTTCCTCGGGACTTGACGGAGGGGCAAGGCATTCCCCGGGATTTAGGGAGGTGGTAGGGCCGTCTACGATACGGAATGAGGTAGACGCTTCTCCAATCAAGGGTCCATTCAATATTGTTGTCAGGATTGCATGGGTGAAACACAATCTCCTCGCACAACTCCAGAAGTCCCAGAAATTCGCAAGCCACCTGCTGCTAGTTTCGCAAGAGAATCAAGATTCTGAGAAGTTGCAAAGGGTAAGAGAGTTTCTTCTTGCAGAGTCATCGAGTCAGAAATCAACCAAAGATTTGAACTACTTTCCGGCGGATACCATCCGTGGAAGGAAGCATTACAATGCTTTTGATGTAACTAAACAAATCTATGGGAGGAACAGGGACAAGGAGTTTATCATTAGTTGGCTATTCAGTACAAATTCCAGATTTTCTCTATTTGAGGATGAACGCAGTAGAAATAAGTTCTCTGCTATTTCGATAGTCGGCGAGGCAGGTGTTGGAAAAACAACCCTAGCTAAGGAAGTATACAACGATCCCCTCATATGCAAATACTTCAACTCAAGAGTCTGGCTTCACTTCACTGAGGAATCTGATGCTGTAAGcttttcaaaagcattttttGTCTCTATAACGGGAAAGTCATGTGATGGTAAACTACCGGTTCATCTTCAAAGTGTTATGAAGGAAGAACTAAAGGGAAAAAAGCTTTTGCTCGTGCTGGATGATCTTCAGGACCTGAATCCGAGACTGTGGGAATACTTGCAAGCTCCCTTAGCTGGTGTCAGAATGGCCAAGTTTATAATTACTTCCCGGACTGAGCTAGAAGCTAGCAAATTAAGAGGAATCGAATCTTATCCATTGGGTTGCTTGCCTCTAGATCTGTCATGGGATTTATTCCAGCACTGTGCATTTCGTGAAGATTCCAGTCACCCACCTAAGCTCATTGAAATCGGAAAACGTATTGTTCAAGAGTGTAGGGGATTGCCTATAGCTGTGAAAACTCTTGGAAGTGTTCTTGGCTATCAAATGGATAAACAGATATGGTTAGATGTTTTGGATAGTGAATTGTGGGAATtacaagaaactgaaactgaCATTTCTCCAGCTCTTCAGTTGAGCTACTATCTATTGCCCACTTACTTGAAACCGTGTTTCCTCTACTGTTCTCTTTTTCCTAGAGGATATAAGTTTGATAAATATGAGTTAGTCAGATTGTGGATGGCACAAGGTTACATTCAGCATGAGTATGGTCAAAGTCTGGAAACCGTTGGTTGTAATTACTTCCATGAGTTGCAGATGCTAACAATTTTTGACAGATCATGGGATGGGACATTCACAATCCATAACTTGCTATACGATGTGTCGAGGTATATGTCAAATGGAGAATGCTCTTCCTTGCCATATGGGAAGATGTATAAGGACTCAGGTAAAATTCGTCAATTATACGTGACAAGTAGCAAGGGGACAAATGAACTCCAGTCTTCTAATGCAAACTTGACATTGCAGTTATTATATAAAAGTTTAGGTGGTTTCCTACCTAATGATATTTTAACTATGACGTTGATCGAGTCCGTGCAAGGCATTCGGGCCTTGGAGTTGACATGTCATGGAGATTCTTCAATAGCTGAAACAATTCAGGAGAAAGCATTGGATAAACTTAATGCATCTTCGGTATCAAGCCTAAGATTCATTCACCTGCGATATCTTCGAATTTGTGATAGATTTATTGAACTCCTTCCTGCAGCCGTGTGCGAGCTTTACAACCTCCAGACACTGACCTTGGACAAATGTTTAAAGTTAATAGAACTACCAAGTGACATAGGCAAGCTTGTTAACCTACGGTATCTTGGACTTTCTGAAGCAAACATTGAAAAGTTGCCGAAATCTGTTTATCAATTGCGAAACCTTCAATCCTTGAAAGTTGATTATTGCAGAAATCTGAAGGATCTACCCTACAACATTGGCAGTCTTGTCAATCTTTGCCATCTCAGGCTTTCTGGAACATCTATCAAAAGGTTGCCTAGATCTGTACATTGCCTATCCAAACTGTCAACACTAAAATTGGACCAATGCAAAATCCTAATGGCGTTACCCAGTTCCATAGGAAACCTTGTGAACCTTAGACATGTTACAGCTTGTAAGACAAAAATCACAAAACTACCTGAGTCCATCTGTTTATTGTTCAACCTACTCACTTTAGATTTGGCTTACAGCAATCTTTCAGAGTTACCCAATGACATAGGTAACCTCTCCAACTTGAATTACCTTGCACTTTCATATACAAATATTTCTATTCTTCCAGAGTCATTATGTTACTTGTATAGACTTCGTATATTGAAGTTGAATGGTTGCACAAATCTTTCTCAATTACCGAGTGGTATTGGAGCCTTGAAAAGATTAAGCCATCTGGTAGTTTCTGGCATCAATATTGAACAGTTGCCTGCATCTGTATGCCAATTGTTGAACCTGGAAGTTCTTGAGATGGATGGCTGCAGAAAATTTTTCAGTTTACCTGATGGCATTGGCTATCTTACTAAACTGCATCAACTTAAGCTCTCGGATACAGAAATACAAGAGTTACCTGAATCTATAGGTCAGCTATCTAACCTGCAAAATCTGGAGCTAAATGGTTGCCAAAGGCTCTGCAAGTTACCTGAGAGTATTGGAGATCTTTCAGAACTTAGTAATCTAGAAGTCACAGAGACAAAAATCAAGGCTTTGCCTGCATCATTCTGTCAGCTTTCTAATCTGAAAGTGCTAAATCTGAATGGTAATTTGGATCTTCAAGAGTTGCCCAGTGGCATTGAAAACCTTGCTAATTTGTGTCAACTTGAACTTTCTGAAGTTGGCATTGAGGTACTTCCCAGATGCATTGTCAGATTGACTAACCTAGAGAAGTTGACTTTTGAGCACAAGCAGAAACCATTTGAGAATTATCAGTTATAA